A region of Gracilinanus agilis isolate LMUSP501 chromosome 3, AgileGrace, whole genome shotgun sequence DNA encodes the following proteins:
- the LOC123240778 gene encoding zinc finger protein 501-like, translating into MKEASANLKITSWNNYSQASAYRTGHAKYEKIHNGEKHFEYYPRGKDFRTNSSVAKHKRIYTEEKLHECHECGKVFSVHFSLIKHQTIHSGEKSYECKKIFRDRSTLNKHQRIHMGEKYYECSECRRTFRDRSNLYKHQRIHTGKKPYECNECGKAFTQRGNLAVHERIHTGEKPYECNQCGKAFTCSSSLAVHKRIHTGEKPYECLECGKVFRESSFLNVHQRIHTEEKPYKCNQCGKAYRRRYSLTLHLAIHTGEKPYECDQCGKAFIRRAHLTGHQKIHTGEKPYECLECGKTFSCSSYLAIHQRIHTGEKPFECNQCGKAFRCSSSLVEHQRIHTGEKLYKCKQCGKAFRCSSTLAEHQRIHTGEKPYKCNQCGKAFRCFSSLAVHNRIHTGEKPFECNQCGKTFRCRSSLVEHQKIHTGEKLYECNQCGKSFKCCSSPAAHQRIHTGEKPYECKQCGKAFTYRSTLHKHQSIHSGEKPQ; encoded by the coding sequence ATGAAGGAGGCCAGTGCAAATCTGAAAATAACCTCATGGAACAACTATTCTCAAGCTAGTGCATATAGGACTGGTCatgctaaatatgagaaaatCCATAATGGAGAGAAACATTTTGAATACTATCCACGTGGCAAAGACTTCAGAACAAATTCCAGTGTTGCTAAACATAAGAGAATATATACTGAAGAGAAACTTCATGAGTGTCATGAATGTGGTAAAGTTTTCAGTGTACACTTTTCCCTTATTAAACACCAGACCATCCACAGTGGAGAAAAATCTTATGAATGTAAAAAGATTTTCAGAGACAGATCCACTCTTaataaacatcagagaattcacatgGGAGAAAAATATTATGAATGTAGTGAATGTAGAAGAACTTTCAGAGACAGATCCAATCTCtataaacatcagagaatccacactggaaagaaaccttatgaatgtaatgaatgtggaaaggctttcacccAGAGGGGCAATCTTGCTGTACATGAgaggatccacactggagagaaaccttatgaatgtaaccagtgtggaaaggctttcacatgcAGCTCTAGTCTTGCTGTACATaaaagaatccatactggagagaaaccatatgagTGTCTTGAATGTGGTAAAGTCTTTCGGGAATCCTCTTTTCTTaatgtacatcagagaatccacactgagGAGAAACCTTACAagtgtaatcaatgtggaaaagcTTATAGACGCAGGTACAGTCTTACTCTCCATCTGgcaatccacactggagagaaaccttatgaatgcgatcagtgtggaaaggcttttatacGGAGGGCTCATCTTACTggacatcagaaaatccacactggagagaaaccttatgagtgtcttgaatgtggaaagactttcagttGCAGCTCCTatcttgctatacatcagagaatccacactggagagaaaccttttgaatgtaatcagtgtggaaaggctttcagatgTAGCTCCAGTCTTgttgaacatcagagaatccacactggagagaaactttacaaatgtaaacaatgtggaaaggctttcaggtGTAGCTCCActcttgctgaacatcagagaatccacactggagaaaaaccttataaatgtaatcagtgtggaaaggcttttagatGCTTCTCCAGCCTTGCTGTACATAatagaatccacactggagaaaaacctttcgaatgtaatcaatgtggaaagactttcagatgCCGCTCCAGTCTTGTTgaacatcagaaaatccacactggagagaaactttatgaatgtaatcagtgtggaaaatCTTTCAAATGCTGCTCCAGTCCTGccgcacatcagagaatccacactggagagaaaccttatgaatgtaaacagtgtggaaaggctttcacatacCGCTCCACTCTTCATAAACATCAGAGCATACACAGTGGAGAAAAACCACAATGA